From Deltaproteobacteria bacterium, the proteins below share one genomic window:
- a CDS encoding periplasmic heavy metal sensor: MKKAAFVVLAVAVLTLPILTLSDAFAFRGGQQGGPGYGQGHPGHPGPVADLSEKDMEKLEAERAAFLKETKDLRYRIEDKEWELGRELRADKPDEKKAVAVQRELSDLRGQMDQKVLAHRLKMRNLFPDFFANGFGPGPGCGAAFGPGDGGGCGGQGGMRGGGRGPCSR; this comes from the coding sequence ATGAAAAAAGCCGCATTTGTAGTGCTGGCTGTCGCGGTCCTTACCCTGCCCATCCTGACCCTTTCGGACGCCTTTGCATTCCGGGGCGGCCAGCAGGGCGGTCCGGGGTATGGCCAGGGCCATCCGGGTCATCCGGGGCCTGTGGCTGACCTGAGCGAAAAGGACATGGAGAAACTTGAGGCCGAAAGGGCCGCCTTTCTCAAGGAAACCAAGGACCTTCGCTACCGCATCGAGGACAAGGAATGGGAGCTTGGCCGGGAGCTTAGGGCAGACAAGCCCGACGAGAAAAAAGCCGTGGCGGTCCAGAGGGAGCTTTCGGACCTAAGGGGCCAGATGGACCAGAAAGTGCTTGCCCATCGCCTGAAAATGCGTAACCTGTTTCCCGACTTCTTCGCCAATGGCTTCGGCCCCGGCCCCGGATGCGGTGCAGCTTTCGGCCCCGGTGACGGCGGCGGTTGCGGCGGCCAGGGCGGAATGAGGGGCGGCGGTCGCGGACCCTGCTCCCGGTAA
- the cooS gene encoding anaerobic carbon-monoxide dehydrogenase catalytic subunit, whose translation MTIEKPVKASIAEKPDKKEADLADCTICEATRQMLVKARKDGVETAFDRAASMKPCPIGAESACCKHCSMGPCRLNSKDPYGKVGVCGASIDTIQARNFGRMVAVGSACHTGHGMSMLSLFRDVVNGKIDDYAIKDHLKLEEVAQSLGIPIEGRTEKEIALNLCDELEKTYTQLEGEIPFMKRVPERTLETWRKLGIVPRGAMREIMEMVDRTHIGMDQEYGNLTKQAFRTAISDGWGGSMVSTEISDILFGTPAPVLADVNMGVLKADHVNVIIHGHEPNLFDSMIASVNDPIFIEAAHKAGAKGINLVGMCCSGAEMLGRRGIPHAGNFMSTEAVLVTGAVDAMAVDVQCIKQGLVKVADCYGTKFFTTNPRCRLEGANHMEFIEHEPRKCTDEIVIQAITRFKDRPAVVEIPKIKNAGVHGFSYEYVNYMLGGSFRGSYTPLNDNIINGRIRGVAGVVGCTNPRVKQDWVHVELVKELIKNDVLVLQTGCSQIALAKAGLMTPEAAHLAGKGLAEVCETVGMPPILGLGSCVDNTRILIAASEMVKTGGLGNCLQDLPVAGAAPEWMSEKAVAIGHYFVASGVYTVFGVSFPIVKNTKFYKHLTEDVETMGLGKWDFTADPYEMARLMIAHIDKKRKALGIDKSRERVLMDMAARQKLDAA comes from the coding sequence ATGACGATAGAAAAACCCGTAAAGGCCTCTATTGCGGAAAAACCTGACAAGAAGGAAGCGGACCTGGCGGACTGCACCATCTGCGAAGCCACCAGGCAGATGCTTGTAAAGGCCAGGAAGGACGGCGTGGAAACAGCCTTCGACCGGGCGGCCAGCATGAAGCCCTGCCCAATCGGAGCCGAGTCGGCCTGCTGCAAGCACTGCTCCATGGGCCCCTGCCGCTTGAACTCCAAGGACCCCTACGGCAAGGTTGGCGTTTGCGGGGCGTCCATCGACACCATCCAGGCCCGCAACTTCGGTCGCATGGTGGCCGTGGGCTCGGCCTGCCACACCGGCCACGGCATGAGCATGTTGTCGCTCTTCCGGGACGTAGTCAACGGCAAGATCGACGACTACGCCATAAAGGACCACTTAAAGCTCGAGGAAGTCGCCCAGTCCCTTGGCATTCCCATCGAGGGCAGGACCGAGAAGGAAATCGCCCTCAATCTTTGCGACGAGCTGGAAAAAACCTACACCCAGCTTGAAGGCGAAATTCCCTTCATGAAGCGCGTTCCCGAACGCACCCTGGAAACCTGGCGCAAGCTGGGCATAGTTCCGCGCGGGGCCATGCGGGAGATCATGGAAATGGTGGACCGCACCCACATAGGCATGGACCAGGAGTACGGCAACCTCACCAAGCAGGCGTTCCGCACGGCCATTTCGGACGGCTGGGGCGGAAGCATGGTCTCCACCGAAATCTCCGACATCCTTTTCGGGACCCCCGCACCGGTCCTGGCCGACGTCAACATGGGCGTGTTGAAGGCCGATCACGTGAACGTCATCATTCACGGCCACGAGCCCAACCTTTTCGACTCCATGATCGCCTCCGTGAACGACCCCATTTTTATCGAGGCGGCGCATAAGGCCGGGGCCAAGGGCATCAACCTCGTGGGCATGTGCTGCTCCGGCGCGGAAATGCTCGGAAGGCGCGGCATTCCCCACGCCGGCAACTTCATGAGCACCGAGGCGGTCCTCGTCACCGGCGCGGTGGACGCAATGGCGGTGGACGTTCAGTGCATCAAGCAGGGCCTTGTGAAGGTAGCCGACTGCTACGGCACCAAATTCTTCACCACCAACCCCAGGTGCCGCCTTGAGGGCGCGAACCACATGGAATTCATCGAGCACGAGCCCAGAAAATGCACCGATGAAATCGTGATCCAGGCCATCACCCGTTTCAAGGACCGGCCCGCAGTGGTGGAAATTCCCAAGATCAAAAACGCGGGCGTTCACGGGTTCTCGTACGAGTACGTCAATTACATGCTGGGCGGCTCCTTCCGGGGCTCCTACACCCCCTTGAACGACAACATCATAAACGGCCGTATAAGAGGCGTCGCCGGAGTCGTGGGCTGCACCAACCCCCGCGTGAAGCAGGACTGGGTCCACGTGGAGCTGGTGAAGGAGCTCATCAAGAACGACGTCCTGGTGCTTCAGACCGGCTGCTCCCAGATCGCCCTGGCCAAGGCCGGGCTCATGACCCCGGAAGCCGCGCACCTCGCGGGCAAGGGCCTGGCGGAAGTCTGCGAAACGGTGGGAATGCCGCCGATTTTAGGCCTCGGCTCCTGCGTGGACAACACCCGCATACTCATAGCGGCTTCAGAGATGGTGAAGACCGGCGGGCTCGGAAACTGCCTCCAAGACCTTCCCGTTGCGGGCGCGGCCCCTGAATGGATGAGCGAAAAGGCGGTGGCCATAGGCCACTACTTCGTGGCTTCGGGCGTTTACACGGTGTTCGGGGTCAGCTTCCCCATCGTGAAGAACACCAAGTTCTACAAGCACCTGACCGAGGATGTAGAAACCATGGGCCTCGGCAAGTGGGACTTCACAGCAGACCCCTATGAAATGGCGAGGCTCATGATCGCCCACATAGACAAGAAGAGGAAGGCCTTGGGCATCGACAAGAGCCGGGAGCGGGTACTCATGGATATGGCGGCGCGCCAAAAACTCGACGCAGCCTGA
- a CDS encoding cytochrome ubiquinol oxidase subunit I codes for MDTLLLSRLQFAVATLFHFLFVPLTLGLSVLVATMETRYVRTGNPVYLRMTKFWGKIFLINFVVGIVTGISLEFQFGTNWSRYSIFVGDIFGSLLAIEATAAFFLESTLIGVWAFGWNRLSKKAHAAVIWLIAIASTVSAYWILAANSWMQHPVGYEIRNGRAELTDFFAVVTSKFAVLQFLHTVPAAYILGGFFVMGISAWHLLRKNETDFFTRSFRTGLALSLVMSLFVFAEGHMQGADLAEAQPAKVAAMEGHWETSERAPIYLFSWPDQENQKNAIEILPVPGLLSLLAHHDMNASVTGLKDIPRDEQPPVLTVSLSFKLMVCLGILFILQTLYGFFVRNRLAENPRFLKMMVWSIPLPYIACSLGWIMTEMGRQPWIVYGMMKTSDAHSATVAASSVGITLVGFILVYSILGAAGFGLMAKTARKGPEPS; via the coding sequence ATGGATACCTTACTGCTGTCCCGGCTTCAATTCGCCGTAGCCACGCTCTTTCACTTCCTGTTCGTGCCGCTCACCCTTGGCCTTTCGGTCCTGGTGGCGACCATGGAGACCCGCTACGTAAGAACCGGAAACCCCGTTTATCTCAGAATGACCAAATTCTGGGGAAAAATCTTTCTCATCAACTTCGTGGTGGGAATCGTAACGGGCATCTCCCTGGAATTCCAGTTCGGAACCAACTGGAGCCGCTATTCAATATTTGTGGGCGACATCTTCGGCTCGCTTCTGGCCATAGAGGCCACGGCGGCCTTTTTCCTGGAATCCACCCTCATAGGCGTATGGGCCTTCGGCTGGAACAGGCTCTCCAAAAAGGCGCACGCCGCCGTGATCTGGCTCATCGCCATTGCCTCCACCGTCTCAGCCTACTGGATTCTTGCCGCAAATTCGTGGATGCAGCATCCGGTGGGTTACGAAATAAGAAACGGACGCGCCGAACTCACCGATTTTTTCGCGGTGGTCACCAGCAAGTTCGCCGTTCTCCAGTTTCTTCACACGGTTCCGGCGGCCTACATTTTGGGCGGCTTTTTCGTCATGGGCATTTCGGCCTGGCATCTTCTGCGCAAAAACGAGACCGATTTTTTCACCCGCTCCTTCCGCACGGGCCTCGCCCTTTCCCTTGTCATGTCCCTTTTCGTGTTCGCCGAAGGGCACATGCAGGGAGCTGACCTTGCAGAAGCGCAGCCCGCCAAAGTCGCCGCAATGGAAGGCCACTGGGAGACTTCGGAACGAGCGCCCATCTACCTTTTTTCCTGGCCCGACCAGGAAAACCAGAAAAACGCCATTGAAATTCTTCCCGTTCCGGGGCTTTTGAGCCTTCTTGCCCACCACGACATGAACGCAAGCGTAACGGGCCTGAAGGACATTCCAAGAGACGAGCAGCCGCCGGTTCTCACGGTTTCCCTCTCGTTCAAGCTCATGGTGTGCCTTGGGATATTGTTCATCCTCCAGACCCTTTACGGATTCTTCGTCAGAAACCGGCTCGCCGAGAACCCCAGGTTCCTCAAGATGATGGTATGGTCCATTCCGCTTCCCTACATCGCCTGCTCCCTTGGCTGGATCATGACCGAAATGGGACGCCAGCCCTGGATAGTCTACGGGATGATGAAGACAAGCGACGCCCATTCGGCAACGGTTGCCGCCTCATCGGTGGGGATAACCCTTGTGGGCTTCATCCTGGTCTATTCCATACTGGGCGCGGCGGGGTTCGGGCTGATGGCCAAAACGGCGCGGAAAGGCCCTGAACCTTCTTAA
- the cydB gene encoding cytochrome d ubiquinol oxidase subunit II, translating to MDHSTYAAIWFFLWGLLWAVYFATDGFDLGVGMMLPFLGETEEDKRAMLKSVGPLWDGNEVWLIAAGGVTFAAFPRVYAVMFSSLYLPLMLILFGLIIRGVSFEFREKLDGAGWKKLWDACQFTGSLLPALLLGVAFANIFAGVPIDGDGAFHGTILTLLTPYGLLGGIFFILMFLLHGSLWLCAHTEGELLARSARTATILWPVTVLAFAAFAALSFFATNLFANFLAHPLLLAVPALGAAAAVSAMFCLKKEFYWRAWFSSGLFIICVTFFGIIGLFPDLFPSNMSPEFSISTANGSSSLLTLKIMLGVALFFVPIVILYQAWAYRLFSKPGPSGEEGY from the coding sequence ATGGATCATTCCACCTATGCGGCAATCTGGTTTTTCCTCTGGGGACTTCTTTGGGCGGTCTATTTCGCAACGGACGGGTTCGATCTGGGGGTCGGCATGATGCTGCCCTTTCTGGGCGAAACCGAAGAGGACAAACGCGCCATGCTGAAAAGCGTGGGGCCCTTGTGGGACGGAAACGAGGTCTGGCTCATCGCAGCCGGAGGCGTCACCTTCGCGGCCTTTCCCAGGGTTTACGCCGTGATGTTTTCGTCCCTGTACCTGCCGCTCATGCTCATCCTTTTCGGGCTGATCATAAGGGGCGTTTCCTTCGAGTTCCGCGAGAAACTGGACGGCGCGGGCTGGAAAAAGCTCTGGGACGCCTGCCAGTTCACGGGAAGCCTTCTTCCGGCGCTCCTTCTTGGCGTGGCCTTCGCCAATATCTTCGCCGGGGTTCCCATAGACGGCGACGGGGCCTTCCACGGCACGATTCTCACCCTGCTTACGCCCTACGGCCTTCTTGGCGGAATCTTCTTCATCCTGATGTTCCTCCTGCACGGAAGCCTGTGGCTTTGCGCGCATACCGAGGGGGAGCTTCTGGCCAGAAGCGCAAGGACCGCAACGATCCTGTGGCCTGTAACGGTGCTGGCCTTCGCGGCCTTCGCGGCTTTAAGCTTTTTCGCAACAAACCTTTTCGCCAATTTCCTGGCCCACCCGCTTCTCCTTGCCGTACCCGCGCTTGGAGCAGCCGCTGCGGTATCGGCAATGTTTTGCCTGAAAAAGGAATTTTACTGGAGAGCCTGGTTTTCAAGCGGCCTTTTCATCATCTGCGTAACCTTTTTCGGCATTATCGGCCTTTTCCCCGATCTCTTCCCGTCCAATATGTCGCCCGAGTTCAGCATAAGCACGGCGAACGGATCGTCATCCCTCCTTACACTGAAGATCATGCTGGGCGTGGCGCTCTTTTTCGTGCCCATAGTGATCCTTTACCAGGCCTGGGCCTACCGGCTCTTCAGCAAGCCCGGCCCCTCCGGGGAGGAGGGATATTGA
- a CDS encoding (2Fe-2S)-binding protein yields MELRTGLVVNGRSCPYEPGETILYAAERAGIEIPTLCHFPRVASPGTCGVCVVEIKGRQGLVPACSTKAAPGMEVFTESARVVEARREVISAMLATGNHNCAARGADDGNWADFQLSVQKSEGDIRLCPAWGDCRLQDLAYRYQANPGGGPQVLRIMPVMPENPFFRRDYTRCIRCGRCVTACNMVQVNMALEFDFSAHNTGSEKDFPIPNELCVHCGECVQACPVGALVYAQGRIEKTGPRRKRSPAAEAVEARA; encoded by the coding sequence ATGGAACTGCGCACCGGCCTTGTTGTAAACGGAAGAAGCTGCCCCTACGAACCCGGCGAAACCATCCTGTACGCCGCAGAACGCGCCGGAATCGAAATCCCCACCCTCTGCCATTTTCCCAGAGTCGCCTCCCCGGGAACCTGCGGCGTGTGCGTGGTGGAGATAAAGGGAAGGCAAGGCCTTGTCCCGGCCTGCTCCACCAAGGCCGCGCCCGGAATGGAGGTTTTCACGGAATCGGCCCGCGTGGTGGAAGCAAGGCGGGAGGTCATCTCGGCCATGCTCGCTACGGGCAACCACAACTGCGCGGCCCGTGGTGCGGACGACGGCAACTGGGCGGATTTCCAGCTCTCGGTCCAAAAATCCGAGGGCGACATAAGGCTCTGCCCGGCCTGGGGCGACTGCCGCCTCCAGGACCTCGCCTACCGCTACCAGGCAAACCCCGGCGGAGGCCCCCAGGTATTGCGGATAATGCCTGTAATGCCCGAAAACCCTTTTTTCAGGAGGGATTATACAAGGTGCATACGTTGCGGGCGCTGCGTCACGGCCTGCAACATGGTCCAGGTCAACATGGCCCTTGAATTCGATTTTTCCGCGCACAACACCGGTTCGGAAAAGGATTTCCCAATTCCCAACGAGTTGTGCGTGCATTGCGGCGAATGCGTCCAGGCCTGCCCGGTTGGCGCCCTGGTTTACGCGCAAGGCCGCATCGAGAAAACCGGCCCCAGGCGCAAGCGCTCCCCTGCCGCAGAAGCCGTTGAAGCGAGAGCCTGA
- the dctP gene encoding TRAP transporter substrate-binding protein DctP has product MKRSSRLAGILLLQALIALSAVSAAAAANPGPAKVGPKYLWNFATIVPKGMGWVQQYEKLVAPTLDQISNQELKLKIHWGGSQGKDEDVIKKIRAGKLQGAGLDARGTVMAVKELSVLELPFLFNGYEEVDYVRGKMHTTFDKYAEKSGFCLGLWIDQDFDQLYSSKYDFSDPKHFAQARFANWCGDLEKRVLENVGGPGSTVPADINTFISMISKGTADSAVAPALWVVGTQLFSVFTSVNPVKIRYSPGSVLIGKKAWDELPDEYRKRFMEKRTGLETTINQAVRLDNRKALAAMVRYGVKLASVSDANVATLKEKTRKIYGEMADSAYPRQLLEEVSAKLAEFRRQKPGKAA; this is encoded by the coding sequence ATGAAAAGGTCTTCACGCCTTGCGGGTATCCTTTTGCTCCAGGCGCTCATCGCTCTGTCGGCTGTTTCAGCGGCTGCGGCGGCCAATCCCGGCCCCGCCAAAGTCGGCCCCAAATATCTCTGGAACTTCGCCACCATCGTCCCCAAGGGCATGGGATGGGTGCAGCAGTATGAAAAGCTCGTCGCGCCCACCCTGGACCAGATCAGCAACCAGGAATTGAAGCTCAAGATTCACTGGGGCGGATCCCAGGGCAAGGACGAAGATGTCATAAAAAAGATCAGGGCCGGCAAACTCCAGGGCGCGGGGCTCGACGCGCGCGGAACAGTAATGGCGGTGAAGGAATTATCCGTCCTTGAACTGCCCTTTCTTTTCAACGGCTACGAGGAGGTTGATTACGTGCGCGGCAAGATGCACACAACCTTCGACAAATACGCCGAAAAAAGCGGGTTCTGCCTGGGCCTTTGGATAGACCAGGATTTCGACCAGCTTTATTCCTCGAAATACGACTTTTCCGATCCCAAACATTTCGCCCAGGCCCGCTTCGCCAACTGGTGCGGGGACCTGGAAAAAAGGGTGCTGGAAAACGTGGGCGGCCCCGGCTCCACGGTGCCCGCCGACATCAACACCTTCATATCCATGATCAGCAAGGGAACAGCTGATTCCGCCGTGGCCCCGGCCCTGTGGGTCGTGGGCACCCAGCTTTTTTCGGTCTTCACCAGCGTAAACCCGGTGAAGATCCGCTACAGCCCCGGCTCGGTCCTTATCGGCAAAAAAGCCTGGGACGAACTTCCAGACGAATACCGCAAGCGCTTCATGGAAAAAAGGACCGGGCTTGAGACCACCATAAACCAGGCGGTTCGCCTGGACAACAGGAAGGCCCTGGCTGCGATGGTGCGCTACGGGGTGAAGCTGGCTTCGGTGAGCGATGCCAATGTGGCGACCCTCAAGGAAAAGACCCGGAAGATTTACGGCGAAATGGCTGACAGCGCCTACCCCAGGCAGCTTCTGGAAGAGGTGAGCGCCAAACTTGCCGAGTTTCGCAGGCAGAAGCCGGGCAAGGCGGCCTGA
- a CDS encoding 50S ribosome-binding GTPase, with amino-acid sequence MSSDESITESVARLKKQIEASEAVTVSIALFGRTGAGKSSLINRLMGKNLARVGASTDTTVDASTFQWNGVHLVDLPGFDTARFPKETFWERFNLDSFDIFLCVFSDKFGSAESDFFLKLRQKKRTCLFVRNKADQVCDTSGERSTNELYGEIEKDVARQVLEPTRVHFTSCATGAGLAELSDAISKALPKAKQERWIESAKAYSREFLAAKEELCKKKVRLYAGLCAANAINPVPGVDVAVDLSILVAMMKAIRNAYGLSDQSILKAKELGIPAIAQLANNVVRYGTREGAVYLLQRFMGREITKEVAKYIPLVGQIVAASAGFGITLQAGGTYLADCHGIAGEILSRELAFRA; translated from the coding sequence ATGAGCTCAGACGAATCGATAACGGAAAGCGTTGCCCGCCTGAAAAAACAGATAGAGGCGAGCGAGGCTGTCACCGTCTCAATCGCCCTTTTCGGGCGCACGGGCGCGGGCAAGTCCTCCCTCATCAACCGGCTGATGGGCAAGAACCTTGCCAGGGTGGGAGCTTCCACGGACACCACCGTCGATGCGTCCACCTTTCAGTGGAACGGCGTCCACCTTGTCGACCTTCCGGGCTTCGACACGGCGAGGTTCCCCAAGGAAACCTTCTGGGAGCGCTTCAACCTCGATTCCTTCGACATCTTCCTGTGCGTCTTTTCCGACAAGTTCGGCTCGGCGGAAAGCGACTTTTTTCTCAAGCTGCGCCAGAAGAAGCGCACCTGCCTCTTTGTCCGCAACAAGGCCGACCAGGTTTGCGACACCAGCGGGGAGCGCTCCACCAACGAGCTTTATGGCGAAATCGAAAAGGACGTGGCGCGCCAGGTGCTGGAGCCCACCCGTGTGCATTTCACGAGCTGCGCCACGGGAGCCGGCCTTGCGGAACTTTCCGACGCCATTTCAAAGGCCCTCCCCAAAGCCAAGCAGGAGCGCTGGATTGAAAGCGCCAAAGCCTACAGCCGGGAATTTCTGGCCGCCAAGGAGGAGCTTTGCAAAAAAAAAGTCCGCCTCTACGCGGGCCTTTGCGCGGCGAACGCGATTAACCCGGTTCCCGGGGTGGACGTGGCAGTGGACCTTTCGATCCTCGTAGCCATGATGAAGGCCATCAGAAACGCCTACGGGCTTTCCGACCAGAGCATCCTGAAGGCCAAGGAACTGGGCATCCCGGCAATCGCCCAGCTGGCCAACAACGTCGTGCGCTACGGAACCCGCGAGGGCGCGGTCTATCTTCTCCAGAGGTTCATGGGCCGCGAGATCACCAAGGAGGTGGCCAAGTACATCCCCCTCGTTGGCCAGATCGTGGCGGCCAGCGCCGGTTTCGGTATCACCCTCCAGGCGGGCGGGACCTATCTTGCCGACTGCCACGGGATAGCCGGAGAAATACTTTCCAGGGAGCTCGCCTTCCGGGCCTGA
- a CDS encoding alpha-ketoacid dehydrogenase subunit beta, giving the protein MEADPSVFVMGQGVDDPWAMFGTTSGLSGRFGPDRVFDTPLSEAALAGVATGAAICGLKPVYMHNRPDFLLLAMDQIANHAAKWTQMYGGRAGKVPLVVWACTGRGWGAAAQHSQALHGLFLHVPGLKVVLPSSPGDAKGLMLAALADPGPVMVFDHRDNFRLTGPVPEGPYFTPIGRGIIRRAGRHVTLAAVSSAVVMALGAAETLKEKGIEAEVVDLRSAKPLDAALVAESVRRTGRLVVMDTGYPAGGLAAELVARVAEAAFGAFLAPPLRIGIPDLSVPASPTLEAAYFPSKGGVVRAIMGLFG; this is encoded by the coding sequence ATGGAGGCCGATCCGTCGGTTTTCGTCATGGGCCAGGGTGTGGATGACCCGTGGGCCATGTTTGGGACAACTTCGGGGCTTTCCGGGCGCTTCGGCCCTGACCGGGTTTTCGACACACCCCTAAGCGAGGCGGCGCTTGCGGGCGTTGCGACGGGAGCCGCCATCTGTGGCCTGAAGCCCGTTTACATGCACAACCGCCCGGATTTCCTGCTTCTTGCAATGGACCAGATAGCGAACCATGCGGCCAAGTGGACCCAAATGTACGGCGGCAGGGCCGGAAAGGTTCCCCTGGTGGTCTGGGCCTGCACGGGTCGCGGGTGGGGGGCTGCGGCCCAGCATTCCCAGGCCCTTCACGGCCTTTTTCTGCACGTTCCGGGCCTGAAGGTGGTGCTGCCGTCAAGCCCCGGCGACGCCAAGGGACTGATGCTCGCTGCCCTTGCCGACCCCGGCCCGGTTATGGTTTTCGATCACCGGGACAATTTCAGGCTCACGGGCCCGGTTCCCGAAGGGCCGTATTTTACGCCCATCGGGCGGGGAATCATAAGGCGGGCTGGCCGCCACGTGACCCTTGCGGCGGTTTCCTCTGCTGTGGTCATGGCCCTTGGAGCGGCTGAGACACTGAAGGAAAAAGGCATAGAGGCCGAAGTCGTCGACCTTCGGTCGGCGAAACCCCTTGACGCGGCACTTGTGGCTGAATCCGTGAGGCGCACCGGAAGGCTCGTCGTCATGGATACGGGCTATCCCGCAGGCGGGCTTGCCGCTGAACTGGTCGCAAGGGTGGCGGAGGCAGCCTTCGGGGCCTTCCTGGCCCCGCCGTTGCGCATTGGCATCCCCGATCTTTCGGTTCCCGCAAGCCCGACCCTCGAGGCCGCGTATTTTCCCTCGAAGGGCGGCGTGGTGCGGGCGATAATGGGGCTTTTCGGGTGA
- a CDS encoding thiamine pyrophosphate-dependent dehydrogenase E1 component subunit alpha, producing MSLNTRKSLGLFRAMLRIRRVSEAIEAEYPENSMPTPVHLSTGQEAVSAGVCAALSPSDMVFATHRCHGPYLAKGGDLNAMMAELFGKSGGSSGGFGGSMHLVDRGAGFMGGSAIVGGNLGIATGAALASRMKGDGRVTAVFFGDGAADQGVLYESVNFAVLKKLPIIYVLENNGFSVCSKVSARQAAPSVFLKGVDKRLLKASSIDGNDAVAVLALAERAVKRARAGQGPSFMECVTYRIAGHAGPADWDVEGYRDQKELVRWKRRCPVQRLKRRLVKQGVDSDVFSRMENETAAEIGAAFDFARKSPLPDSSDLFQAT from the coding sequence ATGAGCCTCAATACCCGAAAATCCCTGGGCCTTTTCCGCGCCATGCTTCGCATAAGGCGCGTGAGCGAGGCAATAGAGGCCGAGTATCCCGAAAATTCCATGCCCACACCGGTTCACCTTTCAACGGGCCAGGAGGCGGTGTCTGCGGGCGTGTGCGCGGCCCTTTCGCCTTCCGACATGGTATTCGCCACTCACCGTTGCCACGGGCCGTACCTGGCCAAGGGCGGTGATCTGAACGCCATGATGGCCGAGCTTTTCGGAAAAAGCGGCGGATCTTCCGGGGGCTTCGGCGGGTCCATGCACCTTGTGGACCGGGGCGCGGGCTTTATGGGCGGCTCCGCCATAGTGGGCGGGAACCTTGGCATCGCCACGGGAGCTGCCCTTGCAAGCCGCATGAAGGGCGACGGCCGGGTGACGGCGGTCTTTTTCGGGGACGGGGCCGCAGACCAGGGGGTGCTCTACGAGTCTGTCAATTTCGCGGTTTTGAAAAAGCTCCCCATAATCTACGTGCTGGAAAACAACGGCTTTTCGGTGTGCTCGAAGGTTTCCGCCCGCCAGGCCGCCCCCAGCGTGTTTTTGAAGGGCGTGGACAAAAGGCTCCTGAAGGCCTCAAGTATAGACGGCAACGACGCAGTAGCGGTTTTGGCCTTGGCGGAAAGGGCTGTGAAAAGAGCCAGAGCGGGTCAAGGGCCGTCCTTCATGGAGTGCGTAACCTACAGAATAGCCGGGCACGCCGGGCCTGCCGACTGGGATGTTGAAGGCTACCGCGACCAAAAGGAGCTTGTGCGCTGGAAACGCCGGTGTCCGGTTCAAAGGCTAAAAAGGCGGCTTGTGAAGCAGGGCGTGGATTCGGACGTCTTTTCCCGCATGGAAAATGAAACCGCCGCCGAAATAGGGGCGGCGTTTGATTTCGCCCGGAAAAGCCCCCTGCCCGATTCTTCTGATTTATTTCAGGCAACCTAA
- a CDS encoding NTP transferase domain-containing protein gives MDPYRITALILAGGAGTRLRAALPEGLPKVLAPVAGRPFIALVLERLAAAGICRAFICTGFGADAVENSLGNGFGPMSLDYSREPSPLGTAGALRAALDLAEGDILLAVNGDTLVDADLGAFIRWFESTGASAGLLLVPALDSDNCGRVETDREGQVTAFSEKPETGQGGDSWASAGAYLFRRDFLLEIPSGRPVSLERETLPQAVGKGFYGFRTEGRFWDIGTPETYSLAKERFS, from the coding sequence TTGGACCCGTACCGAATCACAGCCCTTATCCTTGCCGGGGGAGCCGGAACCAGGCTCCGCGCCGCGCTTCCCGAAGGCTTACCCAAGGTCCTGGCCCCGGTGGCGGGTCGGCCATTCATCGCCCTTGTTCTTGAGAGGCTCGCCGCCGCCGGGATTTGCCGGGCGTTTATCTGCACGGGCTTCGGGGCGGACGCAGTTGAAAATAGCCTCGGAAACGGATTCGGCCCGATGTCGCTAGACTACAGCCGGGAGCCCTCTCCCCTGGGCACCGCAGGGGCCCTGCGCGCGGCCCTTGATCTGGCCGAAGGCGACATCCTGCTGGCCGTAAACGGCGATACCCTGGTTGACGCCGACCTTGGCGCTTTCATCCGCTGGTTTGAAAGCACAGGAGCTTCCGCCGGGCTTCTTTTGGTTCCAGCCCTTGATTCCGATAACTGCGGCAGGGTGGAAACAGACCGGGAAGGCCAAGTGACGGCCTTCAGCGAAAAGCCGGAAACAGGGCAGGGGGGCGATTCCTGGGCCAGCGCCGGGGCCTATCTTTTCCGCCGCGACTTTCTTCTGGAAATTCCTTCGGGAAGGCCGGTCTCCCTGGAGCGCGAGACCCTGCCTCAGGCCGTGGGCAAAGGCTTCTACGGATTCAGGACCGAAGGCCGTTTCTGGGACATAGGCACCCCCGAAACCTACTCTCTGGCCAAAGAGCGCTTTTCATGA